The Arachis hypogaea cultivar Tifrunner chromosome 14, arahy.Tifrunner.gnm2.J5K5, whole genome shotgun sequence genome has a segment encoding these proteins:
- the LOC112744558 gene encoding isoflavone 7-O-methyltransferase: MASNNNGRTASESFKAQALVYRHMYGILDSMCLKWIVDFRIPNIIHNHGKPITLSELVSVLKIPSAKVDSTDLFMHYMARNGFFDIVTIHGDDDSNQEKEKEAFALTAASELLIKGTENPSISPVVEMFLGDPTLSSSMHHLNKWFYDENRPLYEITLGKPLWEFLDKNPASLSLFNDAMASDSQMIKLALKDHNMIFEGLETIVDVGGGNGTTAQIISEKFPALKWIVFDLPMVVEGLKGCNNLSFVGGDMFESIPKADAILLKLVLHCWSDDKCVKILRNCKDAVNTLSRNKNKGKIIILEAVINEEQDETEITRLKFLMNISMHIIHHHGKERTKKEWESIFYEAGLYNYKISPFTGHLSLIEICL, translated from the exons ATGGCTTCAAACAACAATGGCCGCACGGCAAGTGAGAGCTTCAAAGCTCAAGCTCTTGTTTACAGGCACATGTATGGCATCCTAGACTCCATGTGTCTCAAGTGGATCGTTGACTTTCGCATACCAAACATAATCCACAACCATGGCAAACCCATTACTCTTTCAGAATTGGTTTCGGTTCTCAAAATTCCATCGGCTAAAGTTGATAGCACGGATCTTTTCATGCACTACATGGCACGTAATGGATTCTTTGATATA GTGACAATTCATGGTGACGATGATagcaatcaagaaaaagaaaaggaagcatTTGCTCTCACAGCAGCATCAGAGCTGTTGATCAAAGGCACTGAAAACCCTTCTATATCTCCGGTGGTAGAGATGTTTCTCGGTGATCCAACTCTTTCAAGTTCCATGCATCATTTAAACAAGTGGTTTTATGACGAAAATCGCCCTCTATATGAAATCACCTTGGGAAAACCTTTGTGGGAGTTTCTTGATAAGAACCCTGCAAGCTTGAGCTTGTTCAATGATGCTATGGCCAGTGATTCTCAGATGATAAAGTTGGCACTAAAGGATCACAACATGATCTTTGAGGGATTGGAAACAATTGTAGATGTTGGTGGTGGAAATGGAACCACAGCTCAAATTATCAGTGAGAAATTTCCAGCACTCAAATGGATAGTATTTGATCTTCCAATGGTTGTGGAAGGTTTGAAGGGATGCAACAATTTGAGCTTTGTTGGTGGAGACATGTTTGAATCCATTCCTAAGGCTGATGCAATTCTACTTAAG cTAGTCTTACATTGTTGGAGTGACGACAAATGTGTAAAAATATTGAGAAACTGCAAGGATGCTGTTAATACTTTAAGTAGGAATAAAAATAAAGGTAAAATAATCATTTTAGAGGCCGTgataaatgaagaacaagatgaaacTGAAATTACTCGACTCAAATTTCTTATGAATATAAGCATGCATATTATTCATCATCATGGAAAAGAGAGAACCAAAAAAGAATGGGAAAGTATCTTTTATGAAGCTGGCCTCTATAATTACAAAATATCTCCATTTACAGGACATTTATCACTTATAGAGATCTGTCTTTAA